The Solibacillus daqui genome has a segment encoding these proteins:
- a CDS encoding Na+/H+ antiporter subunit G, which yields MSVNQLIEIMAVLFILLGAIVSVISALGMIRLPDVYTRSHAATKSATLSVLLCLFGAFVYFWIHDGYVSIRLILGIVFVFITAPVAGHLVCRAAYRSRVPLAEGSGDDALKLVLFGDEDVHVKSEVEQSK from the coding sequence TTGAGCGTAAATCAGCTGATTGAGATCATGGCGGTCCTGTTCATTTTATTAGGAGCGATTGTGAGTGTTATTAGTGCATTGGGAATGATTCGCTTACCTGATGTCTACACACGTTCACATGCGGCAACGAAAAGTGCGACGTTATCGGTATTACTTTGCTTATTTGGTGCGTTCGTTTATTTTTGGATTCATGATGGCTATGTGAGCATTCGTTTAATATTAGGGATTGTGTTTGTATTTATTACTGCACCAGTAGCGGGGCATTTAGTCTGTCGTGCGGCGTATCGTTCACGTGTACCACTTGCGGAAGGTTCAGGTGACGATGCGTTAAAGCTAGTGTTGTTTGGTGATGAAGACGTACATGTAAAATCAGAGGTCGAACAATCAAAATAA
- a CDS encoding GntR family transcriptional regulator, with product MDFNVQSTTPIYKQIAEWLENEILADRLLPNGKVYSQYQLAEIFNINPATAGKGLTILVEKEIIYKKRGLGMFVIADAKQRILETRRSETLTQLAMEIVQEAKRLAVSDEDLIQLIKHIQKEG from the coding sequence TTGGATTTCAATGTGCAAAGTACAACGCCAATTTATAAACAAATTGCAGAATGGTTGGAAAATGAAATATTAGCTGACCGTTTGCTGCCGAATGGTAAAGTGTATTCGCAATATCAGCTCGCCGAAATTTTTAATATAAATCCAGCTACAGCGGGAAAAGGTCTAACGATTTTAGTAGAAAAAGAAATTATCTATAAAAAAAGGGGACTTGGGATGTTTGTCATAGCTGACGCAAAACAACGAATTTTAGAAACACGTCGAAGTGAAACATTAACACAATTGGCGATGGAAATCGTGCAGGAAGCCAAACGTTTAGCCGTTTCAGATGAAGATTTAATTCAATTAATTAAACATATTCAAAAGGAGGGGTGA
- a CDS encoding ATP-binding cassette domain-containing protein, with amino-acid sequence MIFCEQLQKRYGKKVILANVSFQIGEPKIIGLIGRNGVGKSTLLKLLAGHLKPSNGKVEVVGQRAFQNLTVAANTVLIEDAMTFPTVLTLKEILHIAPKFYANFALELALELLKFSGISEKSYYYQLSKGQKAAFNLIYGIASRSAVTLLDEPMNGMDETIRDDMYRMILKDFLAYPRVIIISSHYLNEMEHLIEDILLLHEGQVELFATVDEVQNLAVKLVGQKENIEPYLANYEVFLTRDNGPVFEAIVKNNERPLPEQVRMQNLSASDVCKVLTATKGGSIDDIYRNSEPGA; translated from the coding sequence GTGATTTTCTGTGAACAACTGCAAAAACGTTATGGGAAAAAGGTGATTTTAGCAAATGTTTCATTTCAAATTGGCGAGCCGAAAATCATTGGACTTATCGGGCGTAATGGTGTTGGAAAATCGACTTTATTAAAGTTACTTGCAGGGCATTTAAAGCCATCTAATGGCAAGGTTGAGGTAGTTGGACAAAGAGCATTTCAAAATTTAACTGTGGCAGCCAATACGGTTTTGATTGAGGACGCCATGACGTTTCCAACGGTGCTAACGCTAAAAGAAATTTTGCATATAGCACCAAAATTTTATGCAAACTTTGCGCTCGAGTTAGCGTTGGAGCTTTTAAAATTTAGTGGAATTTCTGAGAAAAGTTATTATTACCAATTGTCAAAAGGGCAAAAGGCAGCGTTTAACCTAATTTATGGGATTGCTAGTCGCAGTGCGGTAACGCTGCTTGATGAGCCGATGAATGGCATGGATGAAACGATTCGCGATGATATGTATCGTATGATTTTAAAGGATTTTTTAGCTTATCCACGTGTAATCATTATATCGAGCCATTATTTGAACGAGATGGAGCATTTGATTGAGGATATTTTGCTACTGCATGAAGGGCAGGTTGAGCTATTCGCAACGGTGGATGAAGTGCAAAATTTAGCGGTGAAGCTTGTCGGGCAAAAGGAAAACATAGAGCCGTATTTAGCAAACTATGAAGTTTTTTTAACGCGGGATAATGGACCGGTTTTTGAGGCAATTGTGAAAAATAACGAACGACCGCTACCAGAGCAGGTGCGCATGCAAAATCTTTCGGCTAGTGATGTGTGTAAAGTGTTAACAGCAACGAAGGGAGGTTCTATTGATGACATCTATCGTAACAGTGAGCCCGGCGCGTAA
- a CDS encoding metallophosphoesterase — protein MKKIIKFMIGIAVIYAFLYVNNHWLVVTEHTYESEEIPKSFDGFRITQVTDLHDATFGKNQSRLVERVRATNPDAIFLTGDLVDSRRYDLDNSLQAVAQFVDIADVYYVLGNHEVALNLTDEIYAALMDLGVHVLPNDAVTIERGGERIVALGIEDPLMGQNVEISIEAARQHVGTDSFTMLLSHRPEQFEAYVEKEMDLVFTGHAHGGQIRLPFIGGIVAPAQGLFPTYTAGVFKEQDTTMIISRGLGNSLFPFRIFNLPEIITVQLKSK, from the coding sequence TTGAAAAAGATAATCAAATTTATGATAGGAATCGCCGTTATTTATGCATTTCTCTATGTAAATAATCATTGGCTCGTTGTGACAGAGCATACGTATGAATCTGAAGAAATTCCGAAAAGCTTTGACGGTTTTCGCATTACGCAAGTGACTGATTTGCATGATGCGACATTTGGAAAAAATCAATCACGGTTAGTAGAAAGGGTACGGGCAACCAATCCGGATGCGATTTTTCTAACAGGTGATTTAGTCGATAGTCGGCGCTATGATTTAGATAATAGTTTGCAGGCGGTTGCACAGTTTGTGGACATTGCGGATGTTTATTATGTGCTTGGCAATCATGAGGTGGCGCTTAATTTGACAGATGAAATTTATGCGGCACTGATGGATTTAGGTGTGCACGTCTTACCGAATGATGCAGTAACGATTGAGCGTGGCGGGGAACGCATCGTTGCTCTTGGTATTGAGGATCCGTTAATGGGGCAAAATGTAGAGATATCGATTGAGGCAGCACGACAACATGTAGGGACCGATTCCTTTACGATGCTGTTATCCCATCGACCTGAGCAATTCGAAGCATACGTCGAAAAGGAAATGGATTTAGTATTTACAGGTCATGCACATGGCGGTCAAATTCGATTGCCGTTTATTGGCGGAATTGTGGCACCAGCGCAGGGGTTATTCCCAACCTATACAGCAGGTGTTTTTAAAGAGCAAGATACGACAATGATTATTAGCAGAGGGCTGGGCAATAGCCTTTTCCCTTTCCGTATCTTTAATTTGCCTGAAATTATCACAGTACAATTGAAGTCTAAGTAA